In Mus caroli chromosome 9, CAROLI_EIJ_v1.1, whole genome shotgun sequence, a single window of DNA contains:
- the LOC110301567 gene encoding olfactory receptor 147-like produces MKYFCLPRFSMISMLTGNGSFVTEFVLAGLTDRPELQLPLFYLFLIIYTVTVVGNLGLIILIGLNPHLYTPMYYFLFNLSFIDLCYSSVSSPKMLMNFVFEKNSISYEGCMTQLFFFLFFVISECYMLTSMAYDRYVAICNPLLYKVTMSPQVCTMLSFASYGMAFAGASAHTGCMLRLTFCNANVINFYLCDILPLLQLSCTSTYVNEVVVLIVVGINITVPSFTILISYVFILANILNIKSTQGRSKAFSTCSSHIMAISLFFGSGAFMYLNHSGSMDQGKISSVFYTNVVPMFNPLIYSLRNKDVKIALKKVMMRVHSRSIS; encoded by the coding sequence atgaaatatttttgtttgccCAGATTTTCAATGATAAGCATGCTGACTGGAAATGgctcctttgtgactgagtttgTCCTTGCTGGTTTGACAGATCGTCCAGAGCTCCAGCTGCCTCTCTTTTACCTGTTTCTAATAATCTACACTGTCACAGTGGTGGGAAACTTGGGCTTGATCATCCTGATTGGCCTCAATCCTCACCTGTACACCCCCATGTACTATTTCCTCTTCAACCTCTCCTTCATTGATCTTTGCTACTCTTCTGTATCCAGTCCCAAGATGCTGATGAACTTTGTCTTTGAGAAGAATTCCATCTCCTATGAAGGGTGCATGACTcagttatttttcttcctcttttttgtcATCTCTGAATGCTACATGTTGACCtcaatggcctatgatcgctatgtaGCCATCTGTAATCCACTGCTGTATAAGGTCACCATGTCCCCACAGGTCTGCACAATGCTATCATTTGCTTCTTATGGGATGGCATTTGCTGGAGCCTCTGCCCACACAGGCTGCATGCTCCGACTGACCTTCTGCAATGCCAATGTCATTAACTTTTATTTGTGCGACATTCTGCCCCTCCTCCAACTTTCCTGCACGAGCACCTATGTTAATGAAGTCGTGGTTCTCATAGTTGTGGGTATTAACATCACAGTCCCCAGCTTCACCATCCTCATTTCCTATGTTTTCATCCTTGCCAACATTCTAAACATCAAATCCACACAAGGAAGATCAAAAGCCTTCAGCACCTGTAGCTCTCACATTATGGCAATTTCTCTGTTTTTTGGGTCAGGGGCATTCATGTATCTTAATCATTCTGGATCTATGGACCAGGGAaaaatttcttctgttttctacaCTAATGTGGTTCCCATGTTCAACCCTCTGATCTATAGTTTGAGGAACAAAGATGTCAAAATAGCACTGAAGAAAGTTATGATGAGAGTTCACAGCAGATCCATATCCTGA
- the LOC110301668 gene encoding olfactory receptor 150-like, with the protein MQVQMADTNHSTVTEFILAGLTDKPELQLPLFLLFLGIYLFTVLGNLGMIILILLSSHLHTPMYFFLSSLSFIDLCYSTVITPKMLVNFVAKKNVISYEECMTQLYFFLAFVISECHMLAAMAYDRYVAICNPLLYNVTMSYQICSWMVGGVYGMGLIGAAVHTLCMLRVVFCKVNIINHYFCDLFPLMELACSSTYVNEVVLLCLSAFNIFIPTLTILGSYIFIIISILRIKSTEGRFKAFSTCSSHFSAVSVFFGSLAFMYLQPFSVSSKDKGKVSSVFYTTIVPMLNPMIYSLRNRDVKLALNKLFQKKFHV; encoded by the coding sequence ATGCAGGTGCAAATGGCAGATACAAATCACTCCACAGTGACTGAGTTCATCCTTGCTGGATTAACAGACAAACCAGAGTTGCAGCTGCCcctgtttctcctcttccttggaATCTACCTGTTTACGGTACTGGGGAACCTGGGCATGATCATCCTGATCCTTCTCAGCTCGCACctgcacacccccatgtacttcttcctcagtaGCCTCTCCTTCATTGACCTCTGTTACTCCACTGTTATTACCCCGAAGATGCTGGTGAACTTTGTGGCAAAGAAGAATGTCATCTCCTATGAGGAATGTATGACTCAGCTCTATTTCTTCCTGGCTTTTGTTATATCTGAGTGTCATATGTTGGCTGCAATGGCATATGACCGCTATGTTGCCATTTGTAATCCCTTGCTTTACAATGTCACTATGTCTTACCAAATCTGTTCCTGGATGGTAGGTGGGGTATATGGCATGGGTTTAATTGGTGCAGCAGTTCATACTCTCTGCATGCTAAGAGTGGTTTTCTGTAAGGTTAATATAATAAACCATTACTTCTGTGATCTTTTCCCATTGATGGAGCTTGCCTGCTCCAGTACTTATGTCAATGAGGTAGTACTCCTGTGTCTCAGTGCTTTCAATATCTTTATTCCAACATTGACTATCTTGGGTTCTTACATCTTCATCATCATTAGTATCCTCCGTATCAAATCCACGGAAGGCAGATTCAAAGCCTTCAGCACATGTAGCTCCCACTTCTctgctgtttctgtcttctttggtTCCCTGGCATTCATGTATCTGCAGCCCTTCTCTGTAAGCTCCAAAGACAAAGGCAAAGTGTCCTCTGTGTTTTACACTACTATTGTGCCCATGCTGAACCCCATGATCTATAGCCTGAGAAATAGGGATGTTAAACTTGCTCTAAATAagttatttcaaaagaaattccATGTGTAA